The following proteins come from a genomic window of bacterium:
- a CDS encoding glycoside hydrolase family 2, whose protein sequence is MPVFVAVWLLFVGLGLACPAVGNLIDDSSTERRYLSGTGLGDGVDWEFQIDRGRGAGSWIEIPVPSQWELEGLGSYAYGKDDPEARLHAEVGRYRHEFVVPKAWRGRLVRLVFEGVMTDAVVKVNGRSAGPPHRGGFTRFAYDVSDRLEYGGSNLLEVEVSEASADDSVNRAEREADYWVFGGIYRPVYLESVPARSISNVAIDARHDGELAVEIELAGVEGGEEVTVQVREIGPRASEVGPVLTSRVDGGRDQITIRGRIPGVEPWSGERPRLYSLDARLSEDGHALHRPKAWKFGFRTIELRPDQGLFVNGHRVLLKGVNRHSFWPESGRTLNRGLNRRDAELIKGLNANAVRTSHYPPDSSFLEACDELGIYVVDELPGWHDAYRSGIGSRLIGELVRRDVNHPSVILWANGNEGGWNSLLDGEFGRHDPQRRPVIHPGSTAAGVNARHYPTYAELRETLGSDSSLGRLLRLGRAPDLVLPTEMLHGLYDGGGGSGLADYWRAISSSPRGAGGFLWALLDEGVVRTDRAGAIDTRGNYAPDGIVGPYREPEASYQAVRQIWSPIEIESADWKNGLLDVRNRFFRTDLSECTLRWQGLAVPDPVSGSEPRVLFELERRGPRLGPGQRGRVSLGVVPDGAFDVLRLVALDPYGREIGEWAGWNEGRSDLLESWLPVQEGAVTGAESAPPGWIESVEQIGAIGAGDFSTVWTEYASGWIRLEVERGGNMDPNAAGFTLRLADFEPSRLEWLGDGPWPVWANRLAGPQPGLWRRSVDQDTPGRSARGFYSGVRWMRLLDGRTLAGSVTVAVESEGLFVGVLAPDFPGDARNAKAEVPALGTISFLSRIPAMGTKFHRSIDLAPVTETDARDETASRRDVVWLRFDPQGLGL, encoded by the coding sequence ATGCCAGTATTTGTAGCCGTATGGTTACTTTTTGTCGGGCTGGGCTTGGCCTGTCCCGCCGTCGGCAACCTCATTGATGACTCCTCCACCGAAAGGCGCTACCTCTCGGGAACCGGTCTTGGCGATGGCGTCGACTGGGAGTTCCAGATCGATCGGGGCCGCGGCGCCGGATCCTGGATCGAGATTCCGGTGCCGTCGCAATGGGAGCTCGAAGGCTTGGGAAGCTATGCCTATGGCAAGGACGATCCGGAGGCCAGGCTCCACGCCGAAGTCGGTCGGTACCGCCACGAGTTCGTAGTTCCCAAGGCTTGGCGGGGACGCCTCGTTCGACTCGTGTTCGAGGGCGTGATGACAGATGCCGTGGTGAAGGTCAACGGCAGATCAGCCGGCCCTCCCCACCGTGGTGGCTTCACCCGGTTCGCCTATGACGTGAGCGATCGGCTCGAGTACGGGGGATCGAACCTGCTGGAGGTCGAAGTGTCCGAAGCATCGGCGGACGACTCGGTCAATCGCGCCGAGCGCGAGGCGGACTACTGGGTGTTCGGAGGTATCTACCGGCCGGTCTACCTGGAGTCGGTTCCGGCCCGTTCGATCTCCAATGTGGCGATCGACGCTCGTCACGACGGTGAGTTGGCCGTCGAGATAGAGCTCGCCGGGGTCGAGGGTGGCGAGGAGGTAACCGTCCAGGTGCGTGAGATCGGCCCGAGAGCCAGCGAAGTGGGGCCGGTTTTGACGAGTCGGGTAGACGGCGGGCGGGACCAGATCACCATTCGAGGGCGGATTCCAGGGGTCGAACCGTGGAGCGGCGAGCGGCCAAGGCTCTACTCTCTGGATGCCCGGCTCAGCGAGGACGGACACGCGCTCCACAGGCCGAAAGCGTGGAAGTTCGGCTTCAGAACCATCGAGCTGCGGCCGGACCAGGGTCTCTTTGTCAACGGCCATCGCGTGTTGCTCAAGGGCGTCAACCGGCACTCGTTCTGGCCCGAATCGGGCCGCACCCTGAACCGCGGTCTCAACCGCCGGGACGCCGAGCTGATCAAGGGCCTCAACGCCAATGCAGTGCGCACATCGCACTACCCACCGGATTCGTCGTTCTTGGAGGCCTGCGACGAGCTCGGCATCTACGTAGTCGACGAGCTTCCCGGCTGGCACGATGCCTATCGCTCGGGTATCGGCAGCCGCCTGATCGGCGAACTGGTACGCCGCGACGTCAACCACCCTTCGGTGATTCTGTGGGCCAACGGCAACGAGGGCGGCTGGAACAGCCTTCTCGATGGCGAGTTCGGACGCCACGATCCGCAGCGCCGACCGGTGATTCATCCGGGATCGACGGCCGCTGGTGTCAACGCCAGGCACTATCCCACCTACGCTGAGTTGCGCGAGACCCTGGGGTCCGACTCGAGCCTCGGCCGCCTGCTTCGGTTGGGGAGAGCGCCGGATCTCGTGCTTCCGACCGAAATGCTGCATGGGCTCTATGACGGAGGCGGTGGCTCCGGCCTGGCCGACTACTGGCGGGCCATCTCGAGCTCGCCGCGAGGGGCCGGTGGTTTTCTCTGGGCGCTTCTGGACGAAGGAGTGGTTCGTACCGACCGTGCCGGGGCAATCGACACGCGTGGCAACTACGCACCGGATGGCATCGTCGGGCCGTACCGAGAACCAGAGGCGAGTTATCAGGCGGTGCGGCAGATCTGGTCGCCGATCGAGATCGAGAGCGCCGATTGGAAGAACGGTCTCCTCGACGTCCGGAACCGCTTCTTTCGAACCGATCTTTCGGAGTGCACGCTTCGCTGGCAAGGACTCGCAGTTCCCGATCCCGTGTCCGGCTCGGAGCCGCGCGTCTTGTTCGAGCTCGAACGCCGTGGCCCCAGGCTCGGTCCCGGGCAGCGCGGCCGCGTGAGCCTTGGAGTCGTACCCGACGGGGCGTTCGACGTTCTACGTCTGGTCGCGCTGGATCCTTATGGGCGGGAGATAGGAGAGTGGGCCGGTTGGAACGAAGGGCGCTCAGACCTGCTCGAGAGCTGGTTACCTGTCCAAGAGGGAGCGGTCACTGGAGCCGAAAGCGCTCCTCCTGGGTGGATTGAATCGGTTGAGCAGATAGGTGCGATCGGAGCCGGAGACTTCTCCACCGTCTGGACGGAGTACGCTTCGGGCTGGATCAGGCTGGAGGTTGAGCGCGGCGGAAACATGGACCCGAACGCCGCCGGTTTCACCCTCCGGCTGGCGGACTTCGAGCCCTCTAGGCTCGAGTGGCTCGGCGACGGACCCTGGCCGGTATGGGCCAATCGCCTGGCCGGTCCGCAACCCGGCCTCTGGAGGCGGTCGGTCGATCAGGACACCCCGGGGCGCTCAGCGAGAGGGTTCTATTCAGGGGTGCGCTGGATGAGACTGTTGGACGGCAGGACTCTCGCAGGTTCGGTCACGGTCGCGGTCGAGAGTGAGGGGCTGTTTGTCGGCGTCTTGGCGCCGGACTTTCCGGGCGACGCGCGGAATGCCAAAGCCGAGGTGCCCGCCCTCGGAACGATTTCCTTTCTCAGCCGAATTCCGGCGATGGGCACCAAGTTCCACCGCTCGATCGACCTCGCTCCGGTCACCGAAACCGACGCCCGAGATGAGACAGCCTCGAGGCGCGACGTTGTCTGGCTGAGATTCGATCCCCAAGGCCTCGGCCTCTAG